In the genome of Pseudarthrobacter sp. IC2-21, one region contains:
- a CDS encoding PucR family transcriptional regulator, with the protein MDQVPHHEGHTSDLPRLWEWVTGGELMMTNGLSIPADAAGQVALAEALMDSGASALAIGEKMHAPPLLPEFLEACDRLPLPLINIPYPLPFIAIARSVAESSLLEESRRLRQTARVYDLLRTAGASEDHWQSLVQRLATELDAELFVVDRRCLHPWHPDGQALPVFLSDEWAPLSGQVSLAGKNFQWHRIRGHHVLTMDIPTHANALLVVLPRSEPHPDAVVLLHAATVLGLQLSRVVLSLEGQHRLAGEFLLQAIDGRLGTAEMESRLASFDVPAQDCMVASIAANDGEQLANVHIELWRHGVSAASLRRNNRLHVVIPADVADDVLVHCAGSGAAIGISAPTTVAGIQRALQESLWALGSARANKLGLARYAQGPSWLGLTGFEEGTALVRRLLGPIFEYEQSQEGDLIVTLRTYLDSQRSWQKTAAALFAHRQTIIYRIRKIGELTGLDMGETSTVAQLWFALQIHEAMRR; encoded by the coding sequence ATGGATCAGGTCCCACATCACGAAGGTCACACCTCGGACCTGCCCCGGCTGTGGGAATGGGTCACCGGTGGGGAACTCATGATGACCAATGGACTGTCCATCCCTGCTGATGCGGCCGGGCAGGTGGCGCTCGCGGAGGCCCTGATGGATTCGGGTGCCAGCGCCTTGGCCATCGGCGAGAAGATGCATGCGCCGCCGCTGCTTCCGGAGTTCCTTGAAGCGTGCGACCGGCTGCCGTTGCCCTTGATCAATATCCCGTACCCGTTGCCGTTCATCGCGATCGCCCGTTCGGTTGCCGAGTCTTCCCTGCTGGAAGAGTCCAGGCGCCTTCGACAGACAGCCCGGGTTTACGATCTGCTCAGAACGGCGGGGGCCTCCGAGGACCATTGGCAGAGCCTCGTCCAACGATTGGCGACAGAACTGGACGCTGAACTCTTCGTGGTGGATCGTCGCTGCCTGCATCCGTGGCATCCTGACGGGCAAGCCCTGCCGGTGTTCCTCTCCGACGAGTGGGCTCCGCTGTCCGGGCAGGTGTCCCTGGCGGGCAAGAACTTCCAGTGGCATCGGATCAGGGGCCACCACGTGTTGACCATGGATATCCCGACCCACGCTAACGCGCTCCTCGTGGTGCTGCCCAGGAGCGAACCGCACCCGGACGCCGTCGTACTTTTGCACGCGGCAACCGTGCTGGGACTCCAGCTTTCGCGCGTAGTCCTGTCGCTGGAAGGGCAGCATCGGCTGGCTGGTGAGTTCCTGCTGCAGGCAATTGACGGCCGGCTGGGGACGGCGGAGATGGAAAGCCGGTTGGCGTCTTTCGACGTCCCGGCGCAGGATTGCATGGTCGCCTCCATCGCAGCGAACGACGGCGAACAGCTGGCTAACGTCCACATCGAACTTTGGCGTCACGGAGTTTCAGCCGCCTCCTTGAGGCGGAACAACAGGCTTCACGTAGTGATTCCGGCGGACGTCGCCGATGACGTGCTGGTCCATTGTGCCGGGTCCGGCGCCGCGATCGGCATCAGTGCCCCTACTACGGTTGCCGGCATTCAACGGGCATTGCAGGAGTCCCTCTGGGCGCTGGGATCGGCCCGGGCCAACAAGCTGGGCCTAGCCCGTTACGCGCAAGGTCCATCGTGGCTGGGGCTGACCGGCTTTGAGGAGGGAACTGCCCTGGTCCGTCGGCTCCTGGGCCCGATTTTTGAATACGAGCAGAGCCAGGAAGGCGATCTGATAGTCACGTTGAGGACGTATTTGGACTCGCAGCGTTCATGGCAAAAGACTGCTGCTGCCCTATTCGCGCACCGGCAAACCATCATCTACCGGATACGGAAGATCGGTGAGTTGACGGGGTTGGACATGGGTGAAACGTCCACGGTTGCGCAGTTGTGGTTCGCCCTGCAGATTCACGAGGCGATGCGGCGCTGA
- a CDS encoding SDR family oxidoreductase encodes MSQDFSGRTVVVAGSTSAAGVAVVRALSQAGARVAAVDILEDRVQELAVGYNNVTGYACNLADLQAVEDLATSVRNDLGPVDGLIHLVGGWRGGTGITGQSDDDWEFLHSSVLTTLRNTSRVFYEDLAASPVGRLAVVSAQSASSPTADGAAYAAVKSAAEAWTLAVADGFRHLQEGDDSPRSAQHSAAVVFVVKALVDDRMRAAQPERKFPGYTDVSVLADAVQQIFGIEAKRINGQRLPLTAGQLVGLPA; translated from the coding sequence ATGAGCCAGGATTTCTCGGGGCGTACGGTCGTCGTCGCCGGTTCGACAAGCGCCGCAGGCGTCGCGGTAGTCCGTGCCCTCTCGCAAGCGGGGGCACGCGTGGCCGCGGTGGACATCCTTGAGGACCGGGTGCAGGAGCTCGCGGTGGGGTACAACAACGTCACGGGCTATGCCTGCAACCTCGCGGACCTGCAAGCCGTTGAGGACTTGGCGACGTCTGTCCGGAACGATCTGGGTCCGGTGGACGGCCTGATCCATCTTGTAGGAGGGTGGCGGGGCGGCACCGGAATTACCGGCCAGTCAGATGACGACTGGGAATTCCTGCACTCCAGCGTCCTCACAACACTGAGGAACACCAGCCGCGTTTTTTACGAGGATTTGGCTGCCTCCCCTGTGGGTCGCCTGGCCGTCGTGTCCGCACAGTCCGCCTCCTCGCCGACAGCGGACGGCGCCGCCTACGCCGCCGTCAAGTCCGCCGCTGAGGCATGGACCCTGGCAGTAGCCGACGGATTCCGGCACCTCCAGGAAGGAGATGACAGCCCCCGCTCCGCTCAGCACTCAGCCGCCGTGGTCTTCGTGGTCAAGGCCCTGGTCGATGACCGGATGCGTGCAGCCCAGCCGGAACGGAAATTTCCGGGCTACACCGATGTCAGTGTCCTTGCCGACGCTGTTCAGCAGATCTTTGGCATAGAGGCAAAAAGGATCAACGGGCAGCGTTTGCCCCTCACCGCCGGCCAGCTCGTGGGCCTCCCGGCATGA